TTATGCTCCAGGACCGGACCCCCTCCGCAGGTCTCGTTGAACACGCACATGCCCGACGAGCTCATGTTCAGCCAGTTCCTCAAGGTGGCCTCGAAGGTCTGCACGAACAAACGGCCGACATCGCGGCGGACCCACTCATCATAGATCTCCATTAGGAATCGGCCGAAACGATCGGGCTGCACGGACCTCTCGGAGACCCGGGGACCCATGGGATCGGGCGTGCCGTCCTCACCGATCCGCTCGACCACCGGTATGAACTGTATCCAGGTCGCCTTGGCATCGTCACGGAGGAAGCGGTAGACCTCCATGGGGTGGCTGGCATTCGCCCGGTTGACGGTCGTGAGGACATTATGCTCCACCCCATGTTTTTGGAGCAGCCGGAGACCTCTCATCACCGCAGCGAAGGTCGGTCGGTCGGCATTATCGACCCGGTATGTATCGTGCAGTTCCCGTGGCCCGTCGAGGCTGATGCCCACGAGGAAATCATGCTTCTTGAAGAAGGCCGCCCAGTCATCGTCCAACATCGTGCCGTTGGTCTGGATGGTGTGGGTGACGGTCATTCCCGGCCTCCGGTATCTCTCTACCAGGTCCATGGCGTGACGGTAGAAGTCGAGGCCCATGAGCGTCGGCTCACCCCCCTGCCAGGAAACCTCGACGCGATGACCGCTGTGCGACTCGATGAGCTGCCGGATGTACTGTTCGAGCACCTTGGGGCTCATGGTGGAATCATCGTCAGGATATAACGCCCGCTTTCCAAGGTAATAGCAATAAGCACAGTTGAGGTTGCAGGCCGCGCCGGTCGGCTTGGCGAGCAGGTGGAACGCGGGCAGAGACGCCTCCGGAGGACCCTGGGGAGGATGGGGCATCTTCATTGTTATGGCCTCGGCGCCCACTTAAGGCGTGCGGTCATCTGTACCCTTCTCGTTGCGAGGTTGATCATGATGGCTTCCCGCTTCGCGCGCTACCGCTAGTCTTTGCTCAGCCCCGCTTCCATCTTCTCCATTATCTGTTCCACCGTGAACGAGGCGGGCCTCATCCGCGGGGGGAACTCCTTGAACGTCTCCAGGAACTGGGCGACCAGGAACTGGGCTGCGTACAGGATATACGCACGGTCGATCATCCAGTCGAAGTAGGTGTTCGAGGTGGTGTCGGCGCGCTCGAACGGGTCGGTGCGCAGGTTGAAGAACTTGGGAATCCTCAGGAAGGTGAACGGCTCCGCCCACACTGCCAACGTCCCCTGTTTGCGCTGCTCGGCGAAGACGATCTTCCAATTGTCATACCTCAGGCCGACCAGGTCCCCGTCATCTGAGAAGTAGATGACGCCTGGTCGGGGTCCCTTCTCGTCCTGGCCGGTCAGATATGGAATTAGGTTGTAGCCGTCGATATGGACCTTGAAGAGCCTGTCCCCGATGTGGTGCCCGCTCTTCAGCTTCTCGGTGATGCTCGGATCTCCGGCCGCCCCCAGCAGGGTAGGCAGCCAATCGGTGTGGCTGATGATATCGTTGGATACCGTGCCCGCCTTGATCTTGCCGGGCCAGCGGATCATCTCCGGCACCCGGAACGCGCCCTCCCAGTTGGAGTTCTTCTCGTTGCGGAAGGGCGTCATGGCGCTGTCAGGCCACGAGTTCATGTGCGGACCGTTGTCGGTGGAGTATATCACGATCGTATCATCGGCGATGCCCAGCTCGTCCAGAAGGTCCAACATCTGGCCCACGTGCTTGTCGTGCTCGACCATGGTATCGTGGTATGCGGACTGCCACCTCCCGGCCTGGCCCCGGATCTCCGCCGGCGGACGGACGCGGAAGTGCATCCAGGTGGTGTTGAGCCAGACGAAGAACGGGAGACCTTGGGAATGTGCGCGCTTGATGAAGTCTTGGGCCGCGGCGACGAACTCGCCGTCACAGGTCTCCATCCGCTTCTTGCTCAGCGGGCCGGTGTCCTCTATCCTCTGTCTACCGATCCGACCCCATCGAGGCTCCTCAGTGGGATCGTCCTCCTCGGTGGCCCAGGAGTGGATGACCCCACGTGGACCGAACAGTTCGCGGAAGTGAGGGAAGTCGTCCTGCGGGGGATAGTCCTCGTGCTCCGGCTCCTCCTCGGCGTTGAGGTGGTAGAGGTTGCCGAAGAACTCGT
This DNA window, taken from Methanomassiliicoccus sp., encodes the following:
- a CDS encoding anaerobic sulfatase maturase, whose product is MPHPPQGPPEASLPAFHLLAKPTGAACNLNCAYCYYLGKRALYPDDDSTMSPKVLEQYIRQLIESHSGHRVEVSWQGGEPTLMGLDFYRHAMDLVERYRRPGMTVTHTIQTNGTMLDDDWAAFFKKHDFLVGISLDGPRELHDTYRVDNADRPTFAAVMRGLRLLQKHGVEHNVLTTVNRANASHPMEVYRFLRDDAKATWIQFIPVVERIGEDGTPDPMGPRVSERSVQPDRFGRFLMEIYDEWVRRDVGRLFVQTFEATLRNWLNMSSSGMCVFNETCGGGPVLEHNGDLYSCDHFVDPQHRLGNIGEVHMASLLGSPQQVSFGLDKARLPSRCMECEVLFACCGECPKNRILPPGGEGPGVNYLCEGYKLFFHHTSFTMRLMAGLVRRGRPAQEVMQLLDQPLPGWNKVP
- a CDS encoding arylsulfatase, giving the protein MPDGKPNILVIWGDDIGITNLSCYSDGLMGYRTPNIDRIAEEGMRFTDSYGQQSCTAGRSAFITGQNPFRTGLTKVGMPGADIGLQEEDVTIAELLKPLGYVTGQFGKNHLGDKNKYLPTVHGFDEFFGNLYHLNAEEEPEHEDYPPQDDFPHFRELFGPRGVIHSWATEEDDPTEEPRWGRIGRQRIEDTGPLSKKRMETCDGEFVAAAQDFIKRAHSQGLPFFVWLNTTWMHFRVRPPAEIRGQAGRWQSAYHDTMVEHDKHVGQMLDLLDELGIADDTIVIYSTDNGPHMNSWPDSAMTPFRNEKNSNWEGAFRVPEMIRWPGKIKAGTVSNDIISHTDWLPTLLGAAGDPSITEKLKSGHHIGDRLFKVHIDGYNLIPYLTGQDEKGPRPGVIYFSDDGDLVGLRYDNWKIVFAEQRKQGTLAVWAEPFTFLRIPKFFNLRTDPFERADTTSNTYFDWMIDRAYILYAAQFLVAQFLETFKEFPPRMRPASFTVEQIMEKMEAGLSKD